The Deferribacterota bacterium genomic sequence CAAAACTAGCTGGACAAACTAGATTGCCTACATTTTCAATAAACAGAATATCTATATCTTGCAAGTTTTCAAAGTTATTTAAAACATCATATATATTTTTTGCATCTAAGTGACAGGCTTTGCCTGTATTGATTTGTACCACTTTTACACCGGTTTTTTCTATACGTTTAGCATCATTATCAGTTTGTAGATCCCCTACTAAAACTAGAATGTTATATTTACTTCTAAGTTTTGGCAATATAAGTTCTAATAGACTTGTTTTACCACTCCCTGGCGAGGATAGTAAATTTAACACAAATATTCTATTTCTTTTATAAAATTCTTTTAACTCTCTTGCAATTAATTCGTTTTTAGCAAGAATCTTTTGATCAAGTAGGATTTTCTCCATCAATCAACCTCCATCTCTTTTATTAAAAATTCATCGCCTTCTAAAACCTCAATATCAAAAGAAGCGCATAAAGGGCATACCATAGAAATTTCTTTCAATATTGATAATTCCTTACAACTATAACACCTTATTCTAATATCCACTTCTTTAGTGTATAAAATACATTTATCAGCAATAGTTCCATCTTTTAAAGCATTAAATGCAAATTTCAGACTATCTATATCAACTGCCTTGAGTTTCCCTACTAATATCTTTATTGAGTTGATTTTATCTGCTTTATGTTCTTTAGC encodes the following:
- the hypA gene encoding hydrogenase maturation nickel metallochaperone HypA — translated: MHEASLAASILDIAFDIAKEHKADKINSIKILVGKLKAVDIDSLKFAFNALKDGTIADKCILYTKEVDIRIRCYSCKELSILKEISMVCPLCASFDIEVLEGDEFLIKEMEVD
- the hypB gene encoding hydrogenase nickel incorporation protein HypB; amino-acid sequence: MEKILLDQKILAKNELIARELKEFYKRNRIFVLNLLSSPGSGKTSLLELILPKLRSKYNILVLVGDLQTDNDAKRIEKTGVKVVQINTGKACHLDAKNIYDVLNNFENLQDIDILFIENVGNLVCPASFDLGEDLKILLLSTPEGDDKPEKYPIMVNCANCLVINKIDLIPYVRFNIDKCIERATRINPKLDVFKCSCLRDEGLEKIINYIERKVSDKQVVPN